GGGCTGAATGGCCAAGAGTTTGAAGATATCCATCAAGACAGCACTGAATGGTCAAAATATGTTACAATCTTATGCAactggtgaccatttcttgTACTACATAATAATAAGGATAGTTGTGGAGCACACACATCCACCTTGTTTGGTGCTCAAGACATTCCTacattaccccggctaagctagtctatcGATTCCAGTcctcacagctttttaaggactTACTTCCTGtcagtacccattcacctcacctgggttgagtgcagcaccttgtggatcaatttcttgccgaaggaaattacgccatggctggaatttgaacccacgtccctcagattgaaagacgagagtcttaaccactagaccatgacgctCCCAGCTGTTCATATGGTAAGAAGGTTTTATGCACAACTTGTGACCCTTTCTCGTGCTACATGATTCCTATGTAGCTGCCTAAGTCATGCATAGATTTGTGCACAACTTTTAtgtacagctttatgaaacaccacccatGTAAACACTGGGGAATCATATGTTGTACTTAATACAATGTATGCTGCCAGCTATTGCACCCTCTTAAATACCAGCAAGTCCACTGCATTGCCACTATACCTGTGCATTATTTTTATGATGGTGTTACcaataaaaaaagattatcaCAGCCAAATTACTGCCTCTTCTCTTGCAATATCagctatatattttatttaaaccatCATAAGAACTTGAAAATATTGCACTGGATATACTGGGTTGCATGAACATACCAActgagtcagaaaaaaaaattctcgaaCAAGATATCCATCAAGTCATTGCTGAATGGCCAAGAGTTTGAAGATATCCATCAAGACAGCACTGAATGGTCAACAGTTTGAAGATATCCATCAAGACAGTACTGAATGGTCAAGAGTTTGAAGATATCCATCAAGTCATTGCTGAATGGTCAAGAGTTGAAGATATTCATCAAGCGAGCACTGAATGGTCAGGTGTTTGAAGATAACCATCAAGACAGTgctgattggtcaaaagtttGAAGATATCCATCAATTCAGTGCCTTATGGTCAAGAGTTTACAGATCACCATCAAGACAGCACTGAAATGGTCAAGAGTTGCGCTGAATTGTCACAATTTGAAGATACCCATCAAGTCAACACTGGAAGTTTAGGTCTATGAAGATATCCATCAATCCAGTGCTGAATGGTCAAGAGTTTGAAGATATCAATCACCCAGCACTGACTGTCAAAGAGTTTGAAGATATCCATCAAGTCAGCACTAAATCTTCAATTGTAGATTATGGGCATGCTATACTGGATAGACAAGTCCTCATGAAGCAGAAAGAAGTGGATCACTCTGTTGTCTACAATGCctaaaagaaatattaaaaaaaaggtataaaGACATTTACCATGGTGTaagatattttcattacatgttAAGTCTATCCCAACTAcaggttgatttgaatgaatagaaaaaaagatataaacaagcataatgctgaaaattcctTTAAAATAAGTTGTAAAATAAGACCTTTAAAGCGTTTTTAAACCttgcataatttcacaaaacagctataGGAGACcagggttagttggaacatttttgacaaaaatggctatAAAATCCAAATGGATTTTATttgagaaacaatcaatatatcagtttaaagcatatatctaagggtttcaaatgtaccccataaaattttaaactctctgatggttactgaaaaaaaaatccaccttggaCAAGACCATCGCAACGTTCCACTTACCCCATatacggggtaagttggaacatggtatgggcTATAAATTGGAACAGTGCATGGTCAATTTAGAATTATACTTAAACTACTTAcaactgaaattttacatggttttagcatatttgctttatttttttcaagttcaaattaTTAAGTGGATTTGATCCgatttgttgaactttatgttttctattatacagccactcacgcaagcCAACCATGTAGTAGAATTCTGCTTATTTGTgtgcgtttgattttacatgcaattattaagtgtactatcagcaatttcatgtaccgGTAGTTCTGTGCATTATTATCATACTATCTCATATTAGACTTACTACAAATGATCTTGGCTGGGTTGAGCTGTTGGCCTgataagaaatgaataaattttctgATGTCCACTTTAGCTCCAACAAGAACAGACGGGTCCCTCTGACTGTTCTGAGAATCTGCATCACCTGTTTGCAAGAGAAAGATTACAAATCAACTTGAGAAATTTGGAAgtctagaagaaaaaaaagtgacagTCTACAATTTTTGGGGGacatattttgattaaatgcaatGTCTAAAAGTTGGGAGTGTTGACAATTTGGATATACAACTACTTTGTTGGCTGGAATGAAAATGGTTGTGCACACATCAATGCTAAATTATGAATTACAAACAGAAGTGACATTTATATcagtatgtatgaataaaactactacatgtatcaatattaaattatAGATtatatacataagaaatatttatttaagAAAATGTGGCCCAGAAGTGACTGAAATATTGATGACATCATTGAGTCTTAAACATGGGCAACATTAATATAGTAACTCATGTGTAGAACCAATGATATTTGATTCATGCGAGCTTGAACAGGTATATAAAGTGGTGTGCACATTGCACAGGGCACTGCCCACATGAATGACCGAAGCATTTCATATATATTTGCTCATTTGGATAATTTTATCAAAGAATCACTAGAAAGCGGAAGATATTCTATTTCAAGGATATTTTCATCTAAGTCATATAATCAGTTTCAAACTTTCATACTAATTACCTTTAAGCTATGCCTACTGTACAATCTTCATACCTCAAAATAGGTCAATGTCTATTAGGACTGTCTATAACAAGCCAtatttttcttgtctttcttCACAGCAACATAACTCATTACTTTCTGTAGTTCATTCATGAGGACAGCATTCTACTTAAAATGGGAAATATTATGCATAACAAAATTTCAAGTTGTGGGACTGAAAGATGTGACTGAATGAGTAATATGCAATGTTCAGAAATATTCGTATTAAGCGCTATTAAATgttcaatattatcatcattatcatacatACACTCTATATAGCACCTTCCATCAAtctaaactgggttccaaaagaaactgattAAACTCTACAAGGGCACTGTACAATTCCACTCagtaaaaaatgaacaatatttcaatgcaggctagcttcaataatcttcACTAAGCACGtgtcaataattaagagattggttcAATCACAAAGAGGGTATAGCCCctcaaatcaattatttttcttcagaatccaaagtcacaaatgGCAAgagaaagaccaatgaaaataagATGGGATAAAACAAACTTCCAAGTTTATCACAAATGTCCTTCACAGTGATTGGCTTGATCACAAAGAAGCTACAGGAagttaaaatcaaaattttaaatgactGGAACAATCATACAGCCACGAACAGATCCTGGGGATGTCCTGGTAAGACGGGGATAATCTGAACACGGTATTATCTGTGTGTGACTGAGTGAGATACACACATTCAAACACTGTTTACAGATTATCCCCTGCTTACCAGGACATCCGGGTGGGGGGTGTGATTGTTCCAgtcatttaaaattttaatgtttCTTTCCTATAGCTTCTTTGTGATTGAGCCAATCATTAAACATGCCCGTGAAGGACATGCGTAATATACTGGGAAATTTCTTTTGCCAGTTTGTGACTTTGAATTCTGACACCAATTGATGTGAGAAGCtaccaatctcttaattatttACATGTGCTaagtaaagattattgaaacTAGCTTGAGTGGAATTTGCAGTGCCCTCATAAAGTTTGATCAGTTTCTTTTAGAACCCACTTTATTTGATATGTGtcagaaaaggaaaatatggtACATTAAGAGCCCTATAGCAATTGTTCAATTTGAATGTCCATTCCTCAAAGCTATGTCACTTACCCCAATTAGGATTTTCTAGATTTCTAAAGTGTGTTGACACCGTGACCTGCTCACTCTCCACTCTTAATCTCATCTCACCATTCTGGTTAGCAGATAATTCCTTCAGGATACAGAGaagaaattattataaaatatatcatttgatAAATCCTCCAATGTGTCTAAAACTAATCTAATTACTTACTAGACAATCTTTGTGATTTtacccaatcaaaataaaacatctgCATGTTTTTGTGGGGGTATAAAGGTTTTCCAGGTCAAATGTCCGATTAGGGAATTCAAATGTCCGTTTAGCCAGACATATATCCAAATAGATGAATCACATATCCATAGAGAAGTCAAATGTCCGCaaaatggaattcattttcaatagaGAAACCAAATGTCTGTTTTGCCTAACTAATGTTCTAATAGGTAAAGGAAATCCCAATAAAGAATTCAAAAGTCCCAACAGTAGGAATGATTACATAATCCTGCATTGATCAAAGCATCAAGTCTTCAATAGGTCTACAATAGGTAAATCAAATGTCGTATAAAGTAAATCTAATGTCTGTTTAGACTTGCTAATTGAAAGTGAAGAGCAAAGATGCCTTACGCCAAGATATCGGATGAAGATAAGCAGCGGTTGCTTGATGCCTTTAGGCAGGGGCAAGATTATGTGGAAGTTGCAAGGGTTCTTGGTATCAAACGTGATACAGCCTACCGTATCATCCGCCGAGCAGAGGCAAGGGATGGTGTCGTTTCGGTGGCACGAGGTGGTCATCGTCATAAACTTGTGACAGATGCAACAAGGGAAGCAGCAATAGATATTGTCGGGGAACATCTGGAGTTCACGCCGTATAAGATTAATGCAGAGCTCAGACCTTGACTTAATGACCAGCACCTCTCACGGTCTACTTTGTCCAACATGTTAACAACAAATCTCATCTGCATGAATAAGCTGGAAGACGCAGTGGCCGAGAGAAATAGCGATAAAACCAAGAGAATGAGGATAGAGTTCGCTGTCTGGATGATGAATACAGGTGTCAATAGAGAGCTCGTGTATGTCGACGAAGCCGGATTTAACCTGTGGACGAAGAGGTCCCGTGGTCGAGCAAGGCGTGGTCATCGAGCAGTTTGGGTAGTAACGGGACGTCGAGGAGCAAGCCTTACAATGACTTTCATGGTTAGCAACAGAAGAGGACTTGTCCACCATGACCTGATCCAAGGAGGAATGAATGGTGACAGATTCATAAATTTCCTGGAGCAAGTTCCTCTTGTTGCGGAGCAGAACACCAGCATGTTGTTCGATAATGCTCAAGCTCATGGTCGTGCCCAACAGGCAAACCTACCAGATCATGTGGAAGTCAGGAACATTCCACCCTACTCCCCATTTCTCAACATCATTGAAAATTGTTTCTCCACCTGGAAGGCGGCAGTCAAAAGGGAGTTAGCGAACATCCTTTCGAGAAGATGTTCTTGTCCAACCTCACGAGGAGCGAATGGCTACGTTGGCACAGATTAGAGAGCAAGTTGTCGATGTCATCACCCCACCCTTGAGCCAGAATCTCTTCCATAGAATGCAGCAGTACTTACCAGAATGCATGCgacaaaatgacattttgatgTAGGATTTCATGTAAAGACTTACATTTTTAGTTAtttgtcttaattttttttcatttgggtATATGTTGTTCAGCGTTATGGCTATACATACGTGCACACTAATTCCTTCTTATACCAaaactgaaatatatatttttatctaaGTTTGAAAAGTGaagattgaaaacaaaagaggaaaagagtaaagcaatattttttagataCATATATACGGTAACATTGAGTTGTTTTTATCAGAGGAAAGGAAAGAGACTtgcaaacatttttattttgtagaaAGTGGAGATAATGTTGATATGCCTCAGTAGCCTATTGTATAGTGTGTTTTGGGGCAGGTAGTGCACCAAAGTGTGTTAAAAACTTATTAAAAATTGAAtgtttgttgtgattttttcaAAAGAGATAATCACAGATTTTCCTTTCAATTCTGTATAGAATAAACACAGGTTTCAAGAAATAGCTGGAAATCACTGTACTCTGTTTTTATTCTGACGCAGATCCCCAATaaagatgaagagagagagaggttcaTTATGGAATGTAATAGAAAATaatcaaaagaaaaaggaaagaataaaaaataaaaaaaatttaggaaagaaagagaattagAAGGGAAGAAATGgtcagaagagagagagagagacagtgATGAGGATGAATTACCAGTTGCAATTTGTTTGCTGCCAAATTGTAAATCTTGTGAACCtttttaacaatgaaaatatattatataaaacTTCCTTTGCCTATACCCATATATAACAAAAGTAGAAGAGAGGAACATTTTTGAAAAGGTGGAATGAAAGAGAAAGGAGCCGTTATGAAAAGGTGCTCAATCTCATCCAACCCAAAACGTATTGGGAACTTGGGGAAGCGGGGGTACtggggggtgctgaagcacccagaaattcctgggggggggggggggtgttgcgtATATATTCCCCACAGGTATTCTGAAAAATGTCTTTAAAACCAAAGTGACCTTCATTTCGTTTATGGTGaacctccttttctttctttatttttttttgcttttcaaatttacccccagtaaaaatattgtttcgGACCCTGCCAAAATGGCTCCAAAACATAGGAGCGGAGGGATATAATGTAAAAGAAaggaatgtatacatgtaaacacAACATAAATGAGACGAAGgcaacaatatatatatatatatatatagggcaAGACCCCCTCTCACACCCcctcaaagaaaaagaaaaatatgtacatatCAAGTGGGTCAGCAAATAAGTTGTGAAATTAGGGGCCGGGGCCGAAAATCCCttgtctgaaaaatgaatagagCAGGATGGGAAAGGTAGAGCTGAATGACAGAaactgaaaaaataaaagatgaaaaaatattaagttgtGATGTTCGAGTCACCATTAGTTCAAACTATGGACAATTGAAATCCCTATACGATATTTGTTTTCCCAAGTGGGATATTACTCTCTCTAATTGGACATTCAGTTCCCTATGTGACTTTTGGTTTCCCTAATCGGATATTTGGTATCGCTATCTGGACACTTTGAACCTACATGGACATTTGAAAAAACCTAATCGGACATCCATATTCTTATGTGGACATTTGTTCATGTAAACGGACATTTGAATACCTATATAGACGATCGGTTCCAATCTGCTGACATTTGACCTGGAAAACCTATATAAAAGCTATTCTAATGCATGGAATGGGATGAAATTTCAGGAAATAATCTGCATCTGTATGTTTCTGATATCCAAATGCTAAATTTGAAAGAGAAGTGCTAAAAGAGcgatttttaaaataacaataaaccaTCACTAAGAGAGGGTGCTATATCtttatgatatgaatatttgatattttaaggaGAGTCGACGATTGAAAACCATTAAATAAAGACAGCTACTACACTTTCTTTAAGAATGGTAAGTGATATACCGGTAATACTCCCATTATAATTTGTACTATTGACCTTTTACTAAAGCTTTACTCGGCTTTCACCATACAGAGCCAAAATATTTATATGGCTAATTTCACCATCTATACATACATGCAGATAGATTCATAACATGTACATAACAACAAattataaaattttatttgataattttctgaaataaagagaaaaaagcaTTTCCTGAGATGAAAACCTGTCTAAATCAAATGACAAATTATCTGTGCCAGGATGATATTTAAATAccctggcccgtattctgaagtcgggtttaacttaaactcaggtttaaagttgtggtttaagtatggacagccaattgttacataaatcactaatggtagagatatcatatttcagctcatttggctctcaaatcattcataattgtctaggaagtatatatagattattgttttcaccatcgatgaatcaggaaagagcacagtaaacatatgaaacgtacaacttaataaaaaatttgatacttttggcttcccatacttaaaccacaactttaaacctgagtctaagttaaacctgacttcagaatacgggcccctgACACTTAATCAatacttgaagaaaaaaatatttatatcttgatATTCACTTTGTTATCGCTTAAATCTCTGAACAATGGAAATGAAAGCAGGTTCCTTGCAATCCAGAAGTTGCTGATAATGAATAATTGCTTTGAAATAAAGCTTTAAATATGAAATGTCTATCTACCTTCTTTAATACAAGCCTGGTTATGTTTGAAACCTAGACTCTTATGTAAAGTTCTACCAAGCACAAACAGATTgaacataaaatcatttttaaacctGTAACTACACGAAATTGAAGAAAACTTACAAGATAACTTCCAAGATTCTTCATCCTTTCTGCAACAGTTCTTATGACCTTCAAGGGTGGCATACAAATGGTAGCCTGTGAattttaatgatataaattattacCTGCATGACATGAACTTTGTCCATCCAATTTATTACTCAACACAAAAATATGTCTCACAATGGCTTTGGCAGGCCTGggagccgtttcataaagctgttcgtaagttaagagcgactttaagaacgactggtgaacctttcttatgtgctaaaccatcgccaattcaatatactatttaccacaaggatcaccagtcgttcttaaagtcgctcttaacttacgaacagctttatgaaacacccacccgggcTCAACTGTATGTCTGGTGAATGCATTTGCACTAAATTACTTATCATCCATATTCCCAGCAGATCAATCcttaatacaaatttaaatATATGGGAAGTGCATGGTAACAATTTGATGTCCCAAATGCGTATCCAGTTTTACATCGTCTACATTGCTACATGACTAACCTTTAAATCAGGACTATTGACAGGCATAATTGCTACAAACAATAGCTTGGGCAGCTGTAGGtgataatcataatattgaCTGGAGGAAATTTTCAGAAGATATCATATATTTCCCTCTCTAGACCCGTATGCCCTCATCTCGACTTGGGGCACTATGATACTAGCTTGGGAAATATAATGCATGTGGTATCTCTctaaggccagtcaatattacaATTATTGACCAGTCAATGCTAAAGCTTTAACAAATCGTGGAAATGCATGGTTTCCAAAATTGTTCTTTTAATCAGGTcttaaattttgataattttaggTTAAGGATCCTTTTCCATATGGCATAGTTTTAAATTACAGCACCAacaggaaaaatgaaaaagggcACAACAAATCTCCAAGGCAAATGAGAGTGGCATCAAGGCCAGTAGCCAGGGCACCCATGACTATGGCCTTGGGTCGATTCAAGCGCTGTTAAATTGGGCAATCACAAGCCTTACAAAGAGGAGAGAATCTTGACTTACATCAAAATCTGGTAGAGTTGGTTCACTATATTCCTCCCATTGTCTCCTTGGCATGACAGTGACAGGTATATCATGAGTGATTGTTCGGCTGTGGCCTGTTCTTGATggctacagaaaaaaaatcagaggaaAGGGATTTATATTCACTTAGTCTAAAAGCAATTGATCTACTTCTTAGATAATCTaatgggctaaacccattttgGTCTTCCCAAGTTTCAATCTTACTTCATTTCATCTGTAGACTGGATGGACTCCCGACTGAACGCAATAAAAATGTATGCCTATGCCATAGCCAGATCTGAACTAAAGTGCATACTTTATTCTGATATTATGAAAACCATCAAATACA
This genomic interval from Lytechinus pictus isolate F3 Inbred chromosome 3, Lp3.0, whole genome shotgun sequence contains the following:
- the LOC129257423 gene encoding checkpoint protein HUS1-like; translated protein: MRFRAKIFDIGTIEQFTRVAGTVAKLTQLCVLRITSDRMYFIINDKVSKGHLWCDLQALNIFSEFSMEGIAEDANEIFMEVNPDDLVRALKTAQTAKSVKIKLTKKFSPCLSLDVELPSRTGHSRTITHDIPVTVMPRRQWEEYSEPTLPDFDATICMPPLKVIRTVAERMKNLGSYLELSANQNGEMRLRVESEQVTVSTHFRNLENPNWGDADSQNSQRDPSVLVGAKVDIRKFIHFLSGQQLNPAKIICSIVDNRVIHFFLLHEDLSIQYSMPIIYN